The Bacillus sp. Marseille-Q1617 genome has a segment encoding these proteins:
- a CDS encoding lipoate--protein ligase encodes MLFIDNKGITDPRINLAIEEYALKNLDINESYLLFYINEPSIIIGKNQNTIEEINTEYVDKEGLHVVRRLSGGGAVYHDLGNLNFSFITKDDGESFHNFQKFTEPVVKALNKLGVNAELSGRNDLLAEGRKISGNAQFSTKGRMFSHGTLLFDSEMENVVSALKVKKDKIESKGIKSIRSRVANISEFLSEKMAIEEFRSTLLDYIFGGSDVEEYVLTDEDWKNIHELSKERYQNWDWNYGKSPKFNLQHSHRFPVGQIDVRLEVNKGMIENCKIYGDFFGVGNVEDVEEKLTGTRYERKEIAQALEGVEIQHYFGKITKEEFVDLVY; translated from the coding sequence ATGTTATTTATTGATAATAAAGGGATCACAGATCCACGAATCAACTTGGCAATCGAAGAGTATGCACTGAAAAACCTCGACATCAACGAAAGTTACTTACTGTTCTATATCAATGAACCTTCGATCATCATAGGTAAAAACCAAAATACAATCGAAGAGATCAATACAGAATATGTTGATAAAGAAGGACTGCACGTAGTAAGGCGCCTATCAGGCGGTGGAGCGGTCTACCACGATCTCGGTAACTTGAACTTCAGCTTCATCACAAAAGACGACGGAGAAAGCTTTCATAACTTCCAGAAGTTCACCGAACCCGTTGTGAAAGCTTTAAACAAGCTTGGTGTCAACGCTGAACTGAGCGGCCGTAATGACTTGCTGGCAGAAGGAAGGAAAATCTCAGGAAATGCCCAGTTCTCTACAAAGGGACGGATGTTCAGCCATGGAACGTTATTGTTTGATTCAGAAATGGAGAACGTTGTGTCTGCGCTGAAAGTGAAGAAGGATAAAATTGAATCAAAGGGAATCAAATCAATCCGCAGCCGTGTCGCGAACATCTCTGAATTCCTTTCTGAAAAAATGGCGATTGAAGAGTTCCGTTCCACGCTCCTTGACTATATTTTTGGTGGAAGCGATGTAGAGGAATATGTTCTAACAGATGAAGACTGGAAAAATATCCATGAACTTTCCAAGGAACGCTATCAAAACTGGGATTGGAATTATGGGAAATCCCCGAAATTCAATCTGCAGCATTCGCACAGATTCCCGGTCGGCCAGATCGATGTCCGTCTGGAAGTCAATAAAGGTATGATTGAAAACTGCAAGATTTACGGAGATTTCTTTGGCGTCGGCAACGTGGAGGACGTAGAGGAGAAACTCACGGGCACGCGCTATGAAAGAAAAGAAATTGCGCAGGCATTGGAAGGTGTAGAGATCCAGCATTATTTTGGAAAAATAACTAAAGAAGAATTTGTTGATTTGGTTTATTGA
- a CDS encoding helix-turn-helix domain-containing protein has product MENFPIQIGDNIRKIRRERGLSLEQMAESTGVSKAMIGQIERGDSNPTVAILWKIANGLKVSFSSLIEKPQHQVSITHYKDVQPVLEDDGNYIVYPIFPFDPFKKWESYRVEMRPGCSYKNEGHPPGVEEYITVIAGKISLKIADATYELDEGSSIRFAADSGHQYINSSEEQAVCQMMIYYGNE; this is encoded by the coding sequence ATGGAAAATTTCCCGATACAAATTGGCGATAACATCAGAAAAATACGACGCGAACGCGGACTTAGCCTTGAACAAATGGCTGAATCCACCGGGGTGAGTAAAGCAATGATCGGACAGATCGAGCGGGGTGATTCCAATCCAACCGTAGCCATTCTATGGAAGATCGCAAATGGACTGAAGGTCTCATTTTCATCGCTTATCGAAAAGCCGCAGCACCAGGTATCGATCACCCACTATAAGGATGTGCAGCCTGTACTCGAAGATGATGGAAACTATATTGTCTATCCAATATTCCCATTCGACCCTTTTAAAAAATGGGAAAGCTATCGGGTGGAGATGAGGCCGGGCTGTTCCTATAAGAATGAAGGCCACCCTCCCGGAGTAGAGGAATATATCACCGTGATAGCCGGTAAGATCTCCTTGAAGATAGCGGATGCAACCTATGAATTGGACGAAGGAAGTTCCATTCGCTTTGCAGCGGATTCAGGTCATCAATATATAAATTCTTCGGAGGAACAGGCTGTCTGCCAAATGATGATTTATTATGGAAATGAATGA
- the yhfH gene encoding protein YhfH has protein sequence MVKNIMEFFRNLPPKSCAQCGEVIEEQHECYGIYCEKCTTDYEY, from the coding sequence ATGGTAAAAAATATTATGGAATTCTTTCGAAATTTGCCGCCTAAGTCTTGTGCACAATGTGGAGAAGTAATTGAAGAGCAGCATGAATGCTACGGTATTTACTGCGAGAAATGTACGACTGATTACGAGTATTAA
- a CDS encoding YeeE/YedE family protein — protein MGSYVQPIDETKGPKKGSTELNPPQTSLVASGLVAAAILGIYLLFTQEIAQTVLLVLGLLLGYTLFHARFGFTSAFRRVMSVGNGQALRSHMLMLAVAVTLFAPILATGYTFFGGEAAGYVSPVGVSLIVGAFMFGVGMQLGGGCASGTLYAIGGGRSVMFITLLFFIVGATVGAAHLPFWTEELPSFEPISLATSTGLGYFGAWAVSIALFGFIAWITLRIEKKKNPPRMAALPTTQGWKRIFRGSWPLIAAAIVLAVLNALTLMTRGNPWGITSAFALWGSKAAAMFGVDVASWGYWSGSNAAALQSSIFADSTTVLNFGVILGAFLASAAGGLFRFNKITGKNAAASVIGGLLMGYGARLAFGCNIGAYFGGIASFSLHGYIWGILALGGTFLALYLRPLFGLSVPKPKDTFC, from the coding sequence ATGGGAAGCTATGTTCAACCTATAGATGAAACAAAAGGTCCCAAGAAGGGCAGTACTGAACTTAACCCGCCTCAGACGTCTTTAGTGGCCAGTGGATTAGTGGCGGCGGCTATTCTCGGGATTTATTTGTTATTTACCCAGGAAATAGCTCAAACGGTATTGCTTGTTCTTGGATTGCTTTTAGGATATACATTATTTCACGCAAGATTCGGCTTCACTTCGGCATTCCGTAGAGTAATGTCAGTGGGGAACGGGCAGGCGCTCAGATCTCATATGTTGATGCTTGCTGTTGCCGTTACGCTTTTTGCACCGATTTTGGCAACGGGCTATACGTTCTTTGGCGGTGAAGCTGCCGGTTATGTGTCACCGGTCGGTGTGAGCTTGATTGTCGGTGCCTTTATGTTCGGGGTCGGCATGCAGCTTGGCGGGGGGTGTGCTTCAGGTACGCTTTATGCCATTGGCGGAGGTCGTTCCGTCATGTTCATCACGCTGCTTTTCTTTATCGTAGGAGCAACGGTCGGAGCGGCTCATTTACCATTCTGGACAGAGGAACTGCCTTCATTTGAACCCATTTCACTTGCAACTTCTACGGGACTGGGATATTTCGGAGCATGGGCAGTGTCTATTGCTTTATTTGGCTTCATTGCCTGGATCACTTTAAGAATAGAGAAGAAGAAAAATCCGCCGAGAATGGCGGCACTTCCAACGACGCAAGGCTGGAAAAGGATTTTTCGCGGATCTTGGCCGCTTATCGCAGCAGCCATTGTTCTTGCAGTTTTAAATGCACTTACACTCATGACGAGAGGAAATCCTTGGGGCATCACATCTGCTTTTGCGCTTTGGGGTTCAAAAGCGGCAGCAATGTTCGGAGTGGATGTTGCGAGCTGGGGATACTGGAGTGGATCGAATGCAGCAGCTCTGCAATCGTCCATTTTCGCTGATTCCACCACGGTCCTGAACTTTGGTGTCATCCTTGGAGCGTTCCTCGCGTCAGCAGCGGGAGGACTATTCCGGTTTAATAAGATCACTGGTAAAAATGCAGCGGCATCCGTCATTGGCGGTCTGCTGATGGGATATGGTGCACGTTTGGCATTCGGATGTAACATCGGTGCTTATTTCGGAGGGATTGCTTCATTCAGCCTTCATGGCTACATTTGGGGCATTCTTGCATTAGGAGGAACATTCCTTGCCCTATATCTCAGACCTTTATTCGGCCTCTCAGTACCTAAACCTAAGGATACGTTCTGTTAA
- a CDS encoding M14 family zinc carboxypeptidase, with translation MKNKLLAGIASFTLLASSPLNVLADSPQTVIQNTQLEEKEKSLFNSEHYDFVKYSQIEGKLNALAKESSRISVEKSKTKSALGQDMYVVTVSDPSAKGKFGYYKGLRKKMIKSPDKAQDFIEKHPDLKVPVMINGSIHGTEFVGTDAVLQLIERFATDNDEETKSILEDHILIFNVTANPDGRIGATRFNGNGIDLNRDFITQSQPETEHMVDLITEWNPMVFLDLHGYVKGYGGPSKPGLIEPCTPPHNPNYEYDLYSKWAMGQAEAMEASIVGNKANYENTNTETSKVDYQNMEGTYIPQRDDSAGWDDYPPIFTPMYAMYHGAYGYTLEAPTNDWDGVKWTYDAVMGALNFASENKTEMVKDQIEVFKRGVQFDHPFHKEGHFPSAYILPNDAEDQTATQKAVAHLQDNDITVEEAKKEFTYDGVTYPKGTYIVPMDQAKAGLANTMLWDGEDITEDTPSMYDISAWNLPELWGFQAVEVSSEDQLNVKSNEVRALDSNGEVIGEGPYAIPNSSVESVSLANQLLNKGHTLYRGSDGTLYADSSAKSELQTLVKDSAVTIATKAIPEGAKEVKAQVVTILKDGGINKAQSHAGTKLALERLGFQVVEKTPVQIAEEGLGESDVFIYNGKSNLISYENSTANQEFGLQDAAQYEAFKANVKSFIAEGGNFLAIGAGASQASTKLGLSDVEVKTGGSNSNGIVHLTHGDSTYTAGYNAEDLGFVYQPTWYSNTENKEVLSNYKDSEDFFMAGHWKGRSQAQGRPVMVKDGNVLLIGLEPTFRDHTDYLFRLVSNAIFAESN, from the coding sequence ATGAAAAACAAGTTACTTGCAGGAATTGCCAGTTTTACACTGCTGGCTTCCTCCCCACTCAACGTATTGGCCGATTCTCCCCAAACGGTCATCCAAAACACTCAATTAGAGGAAAAGGAGAAGAGCTTATTCAATAGTGAGCACTATGATTTTGTGAAGTACTCGCAAATAGAAGGGAAACTGAATGCCCTTGCCAAAGAAAGCAGCCGGATTTCCGTGGAAAAGAGTAAAACGAAGTCTGCTTTGGGACAGGACATGTATGTCGTGACAGTGTCCGACCCTTCTGCAAAAGGGAAATTCGGATATTACAAGGGTCTCCGCAAAAAGATGATCAAATCTCCTGATAAAGCCCAGGATTTCATCGAAAAGCACCCCGATTTAAAAGTACCGGTCATGATAAATGGCTCTATCCATGGTACCGAGTTTGTAGGCACTGACGCAGTTCTTCAATTGATTGAACGATTCGCAACCGACAATGACGAGGAGACAAAATCCATTTTAGAAGACCATATTCTCATCTTCAATGTTACAGCGAATCCGGATGGGCGCATTGGTGCAACCCGTTTCAACGGGAATGGGATCGATCTTAATCGTGACTTCATCACTCAATCGCAGCCTGAAACAGAACATATGGTAGATTTGATCACTGAATGGAATCCAATGGTATTCCTTGATCTTCATGGATACGTGAAGGGATATGGCGGTCCTTCTAAACCTGGTCTTATTGAACCGTGCACTCCTCCACATAACCCAAACTATGAGTATGATTTGTATTCCAAATGGGCCATGGGTCAAGCTGAAGCGATGGAGGCAAGCATTGTAGGCAATAAGGCTAATTACGAAAATACAAATACGGAAACGTCCAAAGTGGATTATCAGAATATGGAGGGGACCTATATCCCGCAGCGTGATGATTCTGCAGGATGGGACGATTATCCGCCTATCTTCACCCCGATGTATGCCATGTATCATGGGGCATACGGTTATACGCTTGAAGCACCGACAAATGACTGGGATGGTGTCAAGTGGACGTATGATGCTGTAATGGGGGCGTTGAATTTTGCCAGTGAAAACAAAACTGAAATGGTAAAGGATCAAATTGAAGTGTTTAAGCGCGGCGTCCAATTCGATCATCCATTCCATAAAGAGGGGCATTTCCCATCTGCCTATATTTTACCAAACGACGCAGAAGATCAAACAGCTACTCAAAAAGCTGTCGCACACCTTCAAGATAATGATATAACCGTGGAAGAAGCGAAAAAAGAATTTACTTACGATGGTGTTACGTATCCTAAAGGCACCTACATTGTGCCAATGGATCAGGCAAAAGCAGGGCTTGCCAATACGATGCTTTGGGATGGTGAGGATATAACGGAAGACACGCCGAGCATGTATGACATTTCCGCATGGAATCTGCCGGAATTATGGGGATTCCAGGCAGTTGAAGTAAGCAGTGAGGATCAACTGAATGTGAAGTCAAATGAAGTACGCGCCCTTGATTCCAATGGGGAAGTGATTGGAGAGGGACCATATGCCATCCCGAATTCATCAGTCGAATCTGTATCTCTGGCAAATCAGTTATTAAATAAAGGTCACACGCTGTACAGGGGCAGTGATGGCACATTATATGCCGACAGTTCAGCTAAATCTGAATTGCAGACCCTTGTAAAAGATTCAGCTGTCACAATCGCCACGAAGGCAATCCCAGAGGGGGCAAAAGAAGTGAAGGCCCAGGTTGTTACAATCCTTAAAGATGGAGGAATCAATAAAGCTCAATCTCATGCCGGAACAAAGCTGGCGTTGGAGCGTCTTGGATTCCAAGTTGTTGAAAAAACTCCCGTTCAAATAGCCGAAGAAGGATTGGGAGAAAGTGATGTGTTCATCTATAATGGAAAATCAAATTTGATTTCTTATGAAAACAGTACTGCCAATCAGGAGTTTGGACTACAGGATGCAGCTCAATATGAAGCGTTTAAAGCAAACGTAAAAAGCTTTATTGCTGAAGGTGGAAACTTCCTGGCTATCGGGGCTGGCGCTTCCCAGGCATCAACCAAACTTGGCCTGAGTGACGTTGAAGTGAAAACCGGCGGATCAAACAGCAACGGCATCGTGCATTTGACACATGGAGATTCAACTTATACAGCCGGGTATAATGCCGAGGACCTCGGGTTTGTCTACCAGCCGACATGGTACTCAAATACCGAAAACAAGGAAGTGTTATCAAACTATAAAGATAGTGAAGATTTCTTCATGGCCGGACACTGGAAAGGTAGAAGTCAAGCGCAGGGGAGACCGGTCATGGTGAAAGACGGGAATGTCTTGCTCATTGGATTGGAACCAACTTTCCGAGATCATACGGATTATCTGTTCCGACTGGTATCAAACGCCATTTTTGCCGAATCGAATTAA
- a CDS encoding fatty acid--CoA ligase family protein, producing the protein MNISSRLEQIALEKSDKTAYHFLAHSSTYGELNAAVSKFASGLEQLGLKKGDHIALVLGNSPHFVIGLYGALRLGLKVIPINPIYTPDEIGYILKNGDVKAIVTLDLLLPLIEKMQHLLPDVQSFILCESGDERAKGIDLERLSEANPKLKSFSSVLSSGDMGFKGPEIAEEEVAIILYTSGTTGKPKGAMLTHKNIYSNAMDVGSYLKMNEEDRVITALPMFHVFCLTVVLNAPLMTGATLLIVPRFSPKDIFALSKEYQPTVFAGVPTMYNFLYQYPEGNPEDLSSLRLCISGGASLPVALLKNFEKKFNVMISEGYGLSEASPVTCFNPLDRPRKPGSIGTSIMNIENKVVDELGDEVPVGQVGELIVRGPNVMKGYYKMEEETAAAIRDGWLYTGDLARMDEEGYFYIVDRKKELIIVGGYNVYPREVEEVLYDHPQIVEAAVIGVPDPEMGEAVSCYVVKNDPALTEDAVMEYCKEHLAKYKLPSQIEFLEELPKNTTGKILRRALKEQVLQS; encoded by the coding sequence ATGAATATTTCATCACGTTTGGAACAAATTGCTCTAGAAAAATCAGATAAGACAGCATATCATTTCCTGGCTCATTCGAGTACATACGGAGAGTTAAATGCTGCTGTGTCTAAATTTGCAAGCGGGTTGGAGCAGCTGGGATTGAAAAAAGGGGATCATATCGCACTTGTTCTTGGAAATTCACCACATTTCGTCATCGGATTGTACGGTGCACTGCGCCTTGGATTAAAAGTCATTCCTATTAATCCGATTTATACGCCTGACGAAATCGGCTATATCCTTAAAAACGGGGATGTCAAAGCCATCGTTACGTTAGACCTGCTTCTCCCATTAATTGAGAAGATGCAGCATCTGCTGCCTGATGTACAGAGCTTTATCCTCTGTGAATCTGGTGATGAACGTGCTAAGGGGATCGATCTGGAAAGACTTTCTGAAGCAAACCCAAAATTGAAATCGTTTTCAAGTGTATTGTCCAGTGGGGATATGGGCTTTAAAGGACCCGAGATCGCTGAAGAGGAAGTCGCCATCATCCTGTACACATCCGGTACAACAGGAAAACCTAAAGGAGCCATGCTGACACATAAGAATATTTATTCAAATGCAATGGATGTCGGCAGCTATCTGAAGATGAATGAAGAAGATCGTGTCATCACCGCGCTTCCGATGTTCCACGTCTTCTGTCTGACCGTCGTCTTAAATGCACCACTGATGACCGGTGCCACATTATTGATTGTCCCGCGCTTCAGTCCGAAAGATATTTTCGCCTTATCGAAGGAATATCAACCGACTGTGTTTGCAGGTGTACCGACGATGTACAACTTCCTTTACCAATATCCCGAAGGCAATCCGGAAGACCTATCTTCGCTGCGTCTATGCATTTCCGGCGGAGCTTCTTTACCAGTAGCCTTACTGAAAAACTTCGAAAAGAAATTCAATGTCATGATCTCAGAAGGGTACGGATTATCTGAAGCATCACCTGTAACATGCTTCAATCCACTCGACCGCCCTAGAAAACCGGGGTCCATCGGTACATCGATCATGAACATCGAGAACAAAGTAGTAGATGAACTGGGAGATGAAGTTCCTGTCGGTCAGGTGGGCGAACTGATCGTAAGAGGCCCGAATGTCATGAAAGGCTATTATAAAATGGAAGAAGAAACAGCTGCTGCCATTCGTGACGGCTGGCTGTATACCGGCGATCTGGCCCGGATGGATGAAGAAGGCTACTTCTATATTGTGGACCGCAAAAAAGAATTGATCATCGTCGGCGGCTACAACGTCTATCCGCGTGAAGTAGAAGAGGTTCTCTATGATCACCCTCAAATTGTGGAAGCCGCAGTCATCGGTGTACCCGACCCTGAAATGGGAGAAGCGGTAAGCTGCTACGTGGTCAAAAATGACCCGGCACTAACCGAGGATGCCGTGATGGAGTATTGTAAAGAACATCTGGCAAAGTACAAGCTTCCTTCTCAAATTGAATTCCTGGAAGAACTGCCTAAAAATACAACAGGGAAGATATTGAGGAGAGCATTGAAGGAGCAAGTACTGCAGTCTTGA
- a CDS encoding enoyl-CoA hydratase-related protein, whose translation METILLEQKGHTAIVTINRPEAMNAFNYDTLNELQQVVDSLRINPDVRVVIFTGSGEKAFSVGADLKERKTLTEAQVLRNVYKIGEVFQSVSTLPQPTIAAMNGYAFGGGMELALACDFRLAAAGTSMGLTETSLAIIPGAGGTQRLPRLIGESKALELILTAKRLTSEEAHEIGLVTRVVNKDNFFEEVHAFVEPMLSNGPVALQQAKYAVKNGMNVDLQTGLQIERKAYEITIPTEDRVEALLAFSEKRKPEFKGK comes from the coding sequence TTGGAAACGATCTTATTAGAACAAAAGGGACATACTGCAATTGTAACGATCAATCGACCAGAGGCGATGAATGCCTTTAATTATGATACGTTAAATGAATTACAGCAGGTAGTGGACTCACTGCGCATCAATCCTGATGTACGAGTTGTGATCTTTACCGGGAGCGGTGAGAAAGCATTCAGCGTAGGTGCTGATCTGAAGGAGCGAAAAACACTGACCGAAGCGCAGGTGCTTCGAAACGTATATAAAATAGGGGAAGTCTTTCAATCCGTTTCGACCCTTCCGCAGCCGACAATTGCCGCAATGAACGGCTACGCATTCGGCGGGGGGATGGAGCTTGCACTCGCCTGTGATTTCAGACTGGCGGCAGCCGGAACCTCAATGGGCCTTACCGAAACAAGTCTTGCCATCATCCCGGGAGCGGGAGGAACACAGCGCCTGCCAAGGTTGATTGGGGAATCGAAGGCACTCGAACTGATCCTCACAGCCAAGCGCCTGACCTCAGAGGAAGCACACGAAATCGGATTGGTGACAAGGGTCGTCAACAAAGACAACTTCTTCGAGGAAGTACATGCATTTGTGGAACCTATGCTTTCCAACGGACCGGTCGCTCTTCAACAGGCAAAATATGCAGTTAAGAATGGCATGAACGTGGATCTTCAAACCGGCCTGCAAATCGAAAGAAAAGCGTATGAAATCACGATTCCGACAGAGGACCGCGTTGAAGCGTTACTGGCATTCAGCGAGAAGAGGAAGCCGGAGTTTAAGGGAAAATAG
- a CDS encoding AzlD domain-containing protein — MNSTVIWMIIGMAVVTYIPRMLPFLVFKGKELPPFLQGVLKNVPFAVLGALIFPSILLIQEGNLLFGVVGTAAAFLIAFLGANVIVVVIGAISILSLYSVFLM, encoded by the coding sequence ATGAATAGTACGGTTATATGGATGATTATCGGGATGGCTGTCGTCACATATATTCCGCGGATGCTTCCGTTTCTCGTTTTTAAAGGAAAAGAACTTCCTCCGTTTCTACAAGGGGTGTTGAAAAATGTCCCGTTTGCAGTGTTAGGGGCACTGATTTTCCCCAGTATATTATTGATTCAGGAAGGGAATCTTTTATTTGGGGTGGTAGGGACGGCTGCAGCATTCCTCATCGCCTTTCTGGGTGCCAATGTGATTGTTGTCGTTATCGGTGCCATTTCCATTTTATCACTCTATTCGGTATTCTTAATGTAA
- a CDS encoding MBL fold metallo-hydrolase, giving the protein MKLTIIGHWGGYPKAGEASTGYLLEHNGFTLLVDCGSGVLSHLQKYIDPTELDAVLISHYHPDHIADIGVLQHALLIQYFLGKSKGTLPVYGHDEDAQGFKSLTYKQFMKAHPYNEKSELTIGPFSVTFVKTKHPVPCYGMRIEADGKSIFYTADSSYKDSFVPFGKDADLLLCECNFYGDMDASGAGHMTSLDAGKLALETGVKKLILTHLPHFGDLEQLASEAKTIYKGDVQLAKQGMEIII; this is encoded by the coding sequence ATGAAGCTGACCATCATCGGTCATTGGGGTGGATATCCGAAGGCAGGCGAAGCCAGCACAGGGTATTTGCTCGAACACAATGGCTTTACATTATTAGTGGATTGCGGGAGCGGGGTACTCTCCCATTTACAAAAATATATTGATCCTACTGAATTGGATGCCGTACTAATTTCCCATTATCATCCGGATCATATTGCGGACATCGGTGTACTGCAGCACGCTTTATTAATACAGTATTTCTTAGGGAAATCAAAAGGTACACTGCCGGTTTATGGGCATGACGAAGATGCCCAGGGTTTCAAGTCACTTACATATAAACAATTCATGAAAGCTCATCCGTATAATGAAAAGTCAGAATTGACCATAGGACCTTTCTCTGTAACATTTGTGAAGACCAAACATCCTGTACCATGTTACGGGATGCGCATTGAAGCGGATGGGAAATCCATTTTTTACACAGCTGATTCTTCCTACAAAGACTCTTTTGTACCGTTTGGAAAGGATGCAGACCTGCTCCTTTGTGAGTGTAATTTCTATGGGGATATGGATGCTTCCGGTGCTGGTCACATGACAAGCCTCGATGCAGGAAAGCTTGCCCTGGAAACCGGAGTGAAAAAGCTGATTCTGACTCACCTTCCTCATTTTGGGGATCTGGAACAATTAGCCTCTGAAGCAAAAACGATCTATAAAGGAGACGTACAGCTCGCCAAACAGGGGATGGAAATCATCATTTAG
- a CDS encoding AzlC family ABC transporter permease codes for MEALLSTKKVSDFRHGLQGGISIAIGYMPVALTFGLLARTTGLTVTETVLMSMLVFAGAAQYISLSLIAVGTGILEIILTTFIVNIRHFLMSASLSEKLEEDVLYKKLTYAFGITDETFTVISVKEGKVKTGFAFGVILISYGSWVLNSGIGYFIGEILPQFLQASMTIALYAMFVGLLVPSMKKSIKVTFLAVTAGALNSVLLFTTNLSNGWSIVLATLVSAILVEAVVMIKQNGGAANE; via the coding sequence ATGGAGGCACTGCTTTCCACAAAAAAAGTAAGTGATTTTCGCCATGGCCTGCAGGGTGGGATAAGTATTGCCATTGGATATATGCCAGTTGCCCTTACGTTTGGATTGCTGGCAAGGACTACTGGACTTACTGTCACCGAAACCGTATTAATGAGTATGCTTGTATTTGCAGGGGCGGCTCAATACATATCTCTGAGCTTGATTGCAGTCGGTACGGGGATTCTTGAAATCATTCTCACCACGTTTATCGTGAATATCCGCCACTTCTTGATGTCTGCATCACTGAGTGAAAAGCTGGAAGAGGATGTTCTGTATAAAAAATTGACATATGCTTTTGGGATAACGGATGAAACGTTTACAGTCATCAGTGTGAAAGAGGGTAAAGTGAAAACCGGCTTTGCCTTTGGCGTCATCCTGATTTCCTATGGCAGCTGGGTGCTCAATTCCGGTATCGGGTACTTTATTGGAGAGATTCTTCCCCAGTTCCTGCAGGCAAGCATGACGATTGCTCTTTACGCCATGTTTGTCGGGCTTCTTGTCCCGTCCATGAAAAAAAGCATCAAGGTGACCTTTCTTGCGGTGACGGCAGGGGCTTTAAACAGCGTCCTCCTGTTTACAACAAACTTATCAAATGGCTGGTCCATTGTACTCGCTACGCTTGTGTCTGCCATCCTTGTAGAAGCAGTCGTCATGATTAAACAGAATGGGGGAGCAGCGAATGAATAG
- a CDS encoding FixH family protein: MMKKLLLFLLMSVLALLVSACGNSNAGDSSEEGNKMEPIAAELEVPEKGEKGKALSLSTKVTQGAESVEDADEVKYEIWKNGQKEESEMIEAKHDKDGVYKAEKTLDEDGMYTVQVHVTAREMHTMPKTEITIGEGHEEGHGDEGGDDHGHHDSTVSIDLIKPDSIKAGEESEWKVHVENEGKALEGAEVRLEIFKEGQEKHEWVDLAAGEDGEYNVSYAFPEKGKYTVEVHVTKGKEIHEHTMQTVEVK, translated from the coding sequence ATGATGAAGAAGTTGCTGCTGTTCTTACTAATGAGTGTACTGGCACTATTGGTTTCTGCCTGCGGAAACTCAAATGCAGGTGACTCATCTGAGGAAGGGAACAAGATGGAACCGATAGCTGCAGAACTTGAGGTCCCGGAAAAGGGTGAAAAAGGAAAAGCCCTGTCTCTTTCCACAAAAGTTACTCAAGGTGCAGAGAGTGTGGAGGATGCAGATGAAGTAAAATATGAAATATGGAAAAATGGTCAAAAAGAAGAAAGTGAAATGATTGAGGCGAAGCATGACAAGGACGGAGTATATAAAGCGGAAAAGACATTAGATGAAGACGGCATGTATACTGTACAGGTCCACGTGACGGCCCGCGAAATGCATACCATGCCGAAAACGGAAATAACAATCGGTGAAGGTCATGAAGAAGGACATGGAGATGAAGGCGGCGATGATCATGGCCACCACGATAGTACAGTCTCTATTGACTTGATAAAGCCTGACTCGATTAAAGCCGGGGAAGAATCTGAATGGAAGGTACATGTAGAAAACGAAGGGAAGGCATTGGAAGGTGCCGAAGTGCGTCTTGAAATCTTTAAAGAGGGTCAAGAAAAGCATGAATGGGTCGATCTTGCAGCTGGTGAAGACGGTGAATATAATGTTTCTTATGCCTTTCCGGAGAAGGGGAAGTATACCGTCGAGGTCCATGTGACCAAAGGGAAAGAAATTCACGAACACACCATGCAGACAGTAGAAGTTAAATAA